The Corallococcus caeni genomic interval GCAGGTCATGGGCGTGCACGTCCCCGTGCGGACCCTCTTCGAGTTCCCCACCCTCGAAGCCCTGGCCGGAGCACTGGAGGCACGGACGCAGGACCCGTCCCATCCTGTTCCCGCGCTCGAGGCGCAGCACCGTGAAGGACCGCCGCCCCTGTCCTTCGCGCAGGAGCGCCTCTGGTTCCTCAACCAGTTCCACGCGGACCGGGCCGCGTACAACATGCCCATGGCGCTGCGGCTTGAAGGCACGCTGGACGTGGACGTACTGGAGCACGCCCTCCAAGCGCTCGTGGACCGGCACGAATCCCTGCGCACGGTGTTCCCGGGTGAAGGCGTCCCCGTGCAGCGCATCCTGCCCCGGCTGCCGGTGTCCCTCCGCCGGGCCGAGGCATCCTCCCGGGCCGAAGCCGAAGCCCTGCTGCGCGAGGACGCGGAGACGCCCTTCGAGCTCTCCGAAGGCCCGATGTTCCGTGCCCTCCTGGTCCGCGAGGACGCGCGACACCACGTGCTGCTGCTCAACCTGCATCACATCGTGTCCGACGGATGGTCGCTGGGCGTGCTGTACCGGGAGCTGTCCGCTGAATACCAGGCGCGTAAAGCGGGACGGGCCTCCGACCTGGCGCCCCTGCCGGTGCAGTACGCGGACTACGCGGCGTGGCAGCGCCAGTGGCTCCAGGGAGACGTGCTCCAGCGACAGCTCGACTTCTGGAAGCAGCAGCTCGCGGATGCGCCACACGTCCTGGAGCTGCCGACCGACCATCCCCGTCCCTCCGTGCAGCAGTTCGCGGGTGCCATCCACGTCTTCACCCTTCCGCGAACCGTGCTCGAAGCGCTTGAAGGACTGGGCCGCCAGGAAGGGGCCACGCTGTTCATGACGTTGATGGCGGGCTTCCAGTTGCTGCTGTCGCGCTACAGCGGCCAGAGGGACTTCATCGTCGGCACGCCCATCGCCAACCGCACGCGCGAGGAACTGGAAGGCCTCATCGGCTTCTTCGTCAACACACTGCCGCTGCGGGCCCACCTGCGTGACGGGGCGTCCTTCCGCGAAGTGTTGCGGCAGGTGCGCGACCGGGCCCTGGGCGCGTATGCGCATCAGGAGTTGCCGTTCGAAAAGCTCGTGGAGGAGCTGCACGTCGAACGCGCGCTGAGCCATGGACCGCTGGTGCAGGTGATGTTCGCCCTCCAGAACGCGCCCGGGACTCCGCCCCAGCTTCCAGGCCTCCAGGTCCAGGCGTTGGAGCTCCAGACCCCGACCTCCAAGTTCGACCTCACCCTGGCCCTGACCGAAGTTTCGGAAGGTCTCAGCGGCACGTTCGAGTACGCGACCTCGCTGTTCGAGCCCCGCACCATCGAGCGGATGGCCGACCACTTCCGCCGCCTCCTCGAAGGCGCGCTCCGTCAGCCCGACGCGGGCATCCACGCCCTGCCCTGGCTCTCCGAAGCGGAGCGCCAGCAGGTCATCACGGAATGGAACGACACCGGCCGGCCCTATCCGAGGGATGCCTCCCTCGTGCAGGCCTTCGAAGCCCAGGTGGCCACGCGGCCGGAGGCCATCGCCATACGCCACGGGGCCCAGACGATCACGTACGCGGAGCTGGACGCTCGCGCAAACCAGCTCGCGTGGACGCTCAAGGCCCAGGGCGTCGGACCGGAGGCGCCACGCGTGGGCGTATGCCTGACGCGCTCCATCGACCTCATCGTGTCGCTGGTCGCCGTGCTCAAGGCGGGTGGCGCCTACGTGCCGTTGGATCCGGACTACCCGGCGGATCGCCTGGCCCTCATGATCTCCGATGCGAAGGTGCATCGGATCATCACGGGGACGGCGACCTCTGCCCGGTTCTCTTCGGACAGCGTCGGGTGCATCCGCGTGGATGCGCTGGAGGCCACCGCGCATTCCGGCTCACCGTACGACGCGACGCGCTTCCATCCCTTGGAGCCCGCCTACCTCATCTACACGTCCGGCTCCACCGGCCGGCCCAAGGGCGTCTGCGTTCCGCATCAGGCCGTGATGCGGCTGGTGATGGATCCGGACTACATCCCGTTCGGCCCGGAGGACCGGGTGGCCCAGGCGGCGACGGTGTCCTTCGACGCCTCGACCTTCGAGGTGTGGGGCGCGCTGCTCAACGGCGCCACGCTGGTCCTGTTCTCCAAGGAGGAGATCATCGACCCCGCGACGCTGGCCCGGGGTCTGCGCGACGAGCGCATCACCGCGCTGTTCCTCACCACGGCTCTGTTCAACCACGTCACCCGGATGGAGCCCACGGCCTTCAATGGCCTGTCCACGCTCCTCTTCGGCGGCGAGGCCGTGGACCCGGCCTGCGTGAACCGGCTGCTGGCCCATGGTGGCCCTCGCAGGCTGTTGCACGTCTACGGCCCCACGGAGAACACCACGTTCAGCACGTGGCACCCCGTCACGGAGCCCGTCACCGGCACGGTGCCCATCGGCAAGCCCCTCTCCAACAGCACGGCCTACGTGCTGGATGCGCACCTGCACCCGGTGGCGGCGGGCATCGTCGGCGAGCTGTTCGTCGGCGGTGACGGCCTCGCCTGGGGCTACTGGGAGCGGCCCGACCTCACCGCGACCACCTTCATCCCCCACCCCTTCGCCTCCACCCCGGGCGCACGCCTCTACCGCACGGGAGACCTCGTCCGGCAGCGCCACGACGGCGCCTTCGACTTCGTGGGCCGCCGCGACCACCAGGTGAAGGTGCGCGGCTTCCGCATCGAGCCGGGAGAAATCGAAGCCGTCCTGCGCCAGCACGCGTCCGTGCGTGAAGCCCTGGTCCTCGTGCGTGAGGACTCGCCGGGCGACAAGCGGCTGGTCGCCTACGTCACCTTCCGCGTTGCCGTGACCGCCAGCAACCTGCGCGCCCACGTCCAGGCCGCGCTCCCCAGCCACATGGTCCCCTCCGCGTTCGTGCTGATGGACGCACTGCCACTCAACGCGAACGGCAAGGTGGATCGCCGCGCCCTGCCCCGTCCTTCGGACGCCACGGACACGGAGGAGGCCGGCGTGTTGCCCCGCACGCCGCTGGAGCAGCGGATCGCGGACCTGTGGGCGGAGGTCCTGGGACGCACGGCCATCAGCGTCACCGCGAGCTTCTTCGACCTGGGCGGCCACTCGCTGCTCGCGGCGCAGCTCGTGTCGAAGCTGTCGGAGCACTTCCCGTTCAAGGTCCCGCTCCAGGTCCTCTTCCAGAGCCCGACGGTCGCGGCGCTCGCGCAGTGGATCCAGGCGAAGCTCACGCCCGATGCACCGGTGGCCGCGCAGGGGCCCACGCTCCCCGAAGGCATCGTGCGGCTCCAGGAGGGACGGACGGACCTTCCGCCGCTGTGGTGCATGCACCCGGTGGGCGGCACGGTGTTCTGCTACCAGGACCTGGTGCGGGCGCTCGGCCCGGACCGCACGGTGTATGGCTTCCAGGCGCCGGGCGTGAACGGCGAGTGCCCGCCCCTGGGGAGCATCGAGCTGCTCGCGTCACACCACCTGAGCGCCATGCTCCAGTGGCAGCCCCGCGGGCCCCACTACCTCGTCGGCCTCTCCATGGGCGGCACCATCGTCTACGAGATGGCCCAGCGCATGCTCACGCTGGGCATTCCCCCCGCGCTGCTCGTCTTCCTCGACACGCCCGGCCCCGGCCAGATGCCCACGCGCTTCGAGGACGACGCCGCGCTGCTCGCGGCGATGTTCGGGGACGACACGCCCACGCTCGCCCAGCGGCTGCGTTCGCTGCCTCCGCACGAGCAGATGAAGGAGGTGCTGCGCCAGGCCCGCGAGGGCGCGACCGTGCCGGACTCGTATTCGCTGCGCGACCTGGAGATCTTCCTGGACGTCTGGAAGGCCCACATGCGCGCGCTCTTCAGCTACGAGCCCGTGCCCTACGAGGGACTGGCCACGTACCTCAAGGCCCAGGTGCACGTGCCGCCGCATCCGCTGCATCCGGAGCAGCCGTGGCAGGAGCTCGTGCGGCACGGGCTGGAGGTGCTGCCGGTGCCCGGCAACCACCAGACGATGATCGAACCGCCGCACGTGGAGACCATGGCGCGGCACCTCACCGAGTGCCTGCGGCGCGTCGAGGACTCAGCGCCCCGAAGCTCGGTCGCATAGCGGCCCGGAGAGCCCCCGGCGGCATGTCCGATGAGCGGACGGCCGGGGGGCGACACACGTCGAACCGGAAGGACTGGGAGCGCTGGAGCGTACTAGCGCCTCCATGACCAACACCATTCGACGCGCCTTCGCGGCGCTGCTGACGCTGACGTGTCTCGGGGCGCTGTCCGCCCAGGCCGCCACGGGTGTGCAGGGGCCCGTGCCCCCGGCCTTCCAGAACCGCTTGATGGTGGGCCTCTTCGAGGAGGCCGGCCAGAACTGGATGCGGGACAGCAACGTGCCGTGGGACGCGCGCTACCGCTACTTCACCAAGGGCTGGGCGGACAACTGGGGCTACGGCGCCCACGACGGCAGCTGGGCGGCCAGCTTCTTCACGGAGACGAAGGCGCAGGGCTACGTCCCCGTCGTCACGTACTACCAGCTCTTCGGTGAGGCGGGCGGCGGCGAGGGGGAGACGCTGGCGAAGCTGAAGAACGCCAGCACCATGCGCTCCTACTTCGAGGACGTGAAGCTGCTCCTGCAGCGCGCGAAGACTTTCGGCGGTCCGGTCATCGTCCACGTGGAGCCGGACGCGGTCGGCATCCTCCAGTCCCAGACGGCCTCCAACCCCAACGCGTACGCGGCCATCGCGGCCTCGGGGATGCCGGAGCTCGCGGGCCTGCCCAACACCGTCGCGGGGTGGAGCCTGGCGTTCCTCCAGCTGCGCAAGGCCGTGGGCGCGAACAACGTCGTGCTGGGCCTGCACATCTCCGCGTGGGCCAGCGGCAAGGACATCGCGTTCAACTCGCTGACGGATCCGCTCCAGCCGGAGGTGGACACGGTCGTCAACTTCCTCAAGCCGCTGGGGCTTGGCACCAACGTCACCGGCGCCACCTATGACGTGCTCGTGGGCGACCCGCTGGACCGCGACGCGGACTTCTACCGGCTCACGCAGGGCGCGGACCACACCTGGGACATGAGCGACACGGCGTCCCTCACGTCGCGCTCGTACAACCGCTACGCGGAGTGGCTGCGCCTCTGGAACCAGACCACCGGCAAGCGCTGGGTGCTGTGGCAGATCCCGCTGGGCAACTTCAACCACCTCAACATCAACAACAGCGGTGGCGCGCGCCAGGGCTACAAGGACAACCGCACCGAGTACTTCTTCGGCGCGAGCGGTGACGCGCACCGGCGCAAGTTCGCCAACGTGGGCGTCGTCGCGCTGATGTTCGGCGCGGGCGCGGGCGGCCAGAGTTCCTACCAGAACGACCAGGGCACCGACGGACAGCCCTACCTGAAGCAGCGCGCGGGCACGTTCCTCAACGCGGGCGGCCTCCTCCTGCCCGCGGCCGGCACCACGCTCCCGCCCCCGGGCGGCGGTGGCTCCACCGATGGCGGCACCGTGGACGCCGGCACCCCGCCGGTCGACGCGGGCACCGACGGTGGCACCCGTCCGGATGGTGGCACCGATGGCGGCGTGGACGGCGGAACGCGTCCGGATGCCGGCACGGATGCGGGCACCGGCACCTCCGACGCGGGCACCCCGGCGGACACCTCGAAGTACGGCTTCGAGTCCAGCACGCAGGGCTGGAGCGCGAGCGGCGCGGCCCTGTCGTCCGTGAGCACCACCACGGCCAAGGCCTACGCGGGCACCCGTTCGCTGGCCGTGCCCTTCAACGGCACGTCCGGCAAGGGCACGGTGGCCGTGGCCAACGCGGCCGTCTACTCCGGCAAGACGGTGACGTTCCGGTTCTGGCTGCCCACCGGCAGCAAGATCACCGGCGTCCAGCCCTACGCCCTGGAGGGCGCGGCCGCGAACTGGCGCTGGACGGGCAACTGGATCGCCGTCGGCAGCCTCCAGGCAGGCGCCTGGAACAACATCACCGTGAAGCTGCCCGCCGGCTCCACCTCCCCGCTGTACCAGCTGGGCGTGGAGTTCCAGACGACGGGCACGTGGAAGGGGACGGCGTACCTCGACGCCGTCATCTGGTAGTCCAAGCAGTTTCCGGTCCCGCGGGCGCGTGCAACCGCCCGCGGGACCGACGTAGGGTAGCGCCCCCCGTGAGCACCCTGCCCTCCGCCGCCCCCGTCTCCCGCGAGCGCGTGCGCGCCATCGACTGGCTGCGCGGCCTCTCCGTCCTCGTGATGATCCAGACCCACTCGCTCGTGCTGCTCACCCCCGAGCTGCGCAAGAGCGAGTGGACCGGCCGGCTGCTCAAGGTCGACGGGCTGGTGGCCCCCGCGTTCATCTTCTCCGCCGGGTTCGCGCTGGCGCTGCTGATGGTGCGCAGCGCCGCCGCGGGCGTGCTGCACGAGCGCGTGCCCCGCAACCTGCGCCGCATCGCGGAGGTGTTCGCGGTCGCGGCGCTCGTCAACGCCGTCTGGTTCCCCATCCGCACCGAGCCCGTGTGGCTGCTGCGCCTGGACATCCTCCACTGCGTGGGCCTGTGCCTGATCATCACGCTGCCCCTGGCCGCGCTGCTGGCCTCACGCCCGCGCGTGCTCGCGGGCACCGCGTTCGCGCTGGCGATGGTGGCGTTCGCGCTGGCGCCCTTCAGCGACTCCGCGGGCGAGCCCTGGGCGTCGTTCCTGCGCAAGTCCTCCTGGGCCCCCTTCCCGCTGGTGCCGTGGATCGGCTTCGCGTGGCTGGGCGCCTTCGCGGGCTGCATCGCGGGCGCGTGGGGCCGCAAGGGGCTGGCGCGGGCCCTGGGCTTCCTCATCGCGTTGGGGCTCGTGGGCACGCTGATGCCGGGCACGCTCAACGACCTCTACCCGCCGCACCGCTTCTTCGTCACCAACCCGTCCAACTCCGCCACCCGCTTCATGTGGGTCTGCGCGGTGCTGCGGGTGATGCTCTGGGTGGAGGCCCGGATGGCACCGGACGCGAAGCCCTCGCGCGCGCGCCGCTTCCTGGAGGTGTTCGGCACCGCGTCGCTGTCCGCGTACTTCTTCCACGAGATGCTGCTGTACTACCGCGTCTTTGGCGTCTTCTCGTTCCAGAAGGTGTGGGGCGACTCCAGCGGGTGGCTGAAGTACGCGGGCCTGCTCGCGCTGCTCATCGCGTGCACGTTCGTGCTGTGCCTCGCGTGGGATCCGGTGGAGCGCGCGGTGAAGAAGGCCTTCACGCGCGCGGGCCAATGGCTGCTCAGTGCGCCGCGCTGGCTGCGGCCTGTTCGAAGGCGCGGATGATCTCCGGCGGGGCCTGGACCAGCTCAATCAGCACGCCCTCGCCGCTCAGCGGGAACTGATCACTCGCCTTCGGGTGGATGAAGCAGACGTCGAAGCCCGCCGCGCCCTTGCGGATGCCGCCGGGCGTGAAGCGCATGCCCTGCCCCTCCAGCCACTTGACGGCCACCGCCAGGTCATCCACCCACAGCCCCACGTGGTTGAGCGCGGGGTCGTGCACCTTCGGACGGCCGTCGGGGTTGACGGGCTGCATCAAGTCCACCTCCACCTTGAAGGGGCCCGCGCCCGCCACGACGATGTCCTCGTCCACGTTCTCCTTCTCGCTGCGGTAGGTGCCATGGGCCGTCAGGCCCAGCGTGTCCACCCACAGCTTGCGCAGGGCGCCCTTGTCCAGCCCTCCGATGGCGATCTGCTGGATGCCCAGAATCCGGAACGGTCGTGTCGTCTCCATGGGCGGGGACCGTCGCAAAAGGGGTCCCCCCACGCAAGCGCGGGCCACGGGCGGGCCCGGGAAAAATTCACTGGATAAACCCATTCCGGAGGTCGGCCGTTTCCAGGGGCACGCTGACCTACTCCCGTCGTCCCGGAGCCGCCCCATGTCCCCGTTCTTCTCGAAGCGCCGCGTGTCCTTCGTCAGTGGTGCCCTCCTCTGCGCCAGCCTCGTGAGCGCCTGCTCCTCCATGGAGCCGGCGCAGGGCGTGACGCGCGGCGAGCTCCGCCCCCAGGCCGTCGCGACCACCCAGAACGCCCCCGCTGACGAAGCCAAGGTCGACAGGGCCGAGCTCCCGCCCCCGCCGCCCTCCACCCCGGCCGCGGCTCCTACCGCGCGCATGGCGCCGGAGCCGGAGATGCGCCGCGCGGCGCCCGGGAAGAAGTCCATGGCCGCCCTGGGCGCGGCCTCGGGCGGCGCGCTCGCGATGGGCGAAGTCGCCCCGATGCCGGTCCAGCAGCCGAAGGAGAAGTCCAAGCTGGAGCTGGGCGACGACAAGAACGTCGCCGAGGGCGGCAACACCTTCGAGGCCTACAAGGCCAACGCCTTCACGGAGACGGCGAAGGACAACCTGTCCACCTTCGCGGCGGACGTGGACACGGCCTCCTACTCCATGGCGCGGCGCTACCTGCAGCAGGGCCAGCTGCCGCCCACCCAGGCGGTGCGCGTGGAGGAGTTCGTCAACTACTTCAAGTACCGCTACACCCCGCCGGAGGACGGCGCCTTCACGGTGCACCTGGAGGGCGCGCCGTCGCCCTTCAACGCGCGCCGCCAGTTCGTGCGCGTGGGCGTGCAGGGCAAGGTCGTCTCCCGCTCGCAGCGCAAGCCCGCGCACCTAGTGTTCCTGGTGGACACCAGCGGCTCCATGGCGTCGTCGGACAAGCTGCCGCTGGCCATCGAGTCCATCAAGGTCGCGGTGAAGAACCTCAACGAGAACGACACCGTGGCGCTCGTCACCTACGCGGGCTCCACGCGGGACGTGCTGCCCCCCACGCCCGCCACGGACGTGAAGAAGATCCACGCGGCGCTGGACACGCTGGTCGCGGGCGGCGGCACGGCCATGGGCTCCGGCATGGAGGCGGCCTACAAGCACGCGGTGAAGAAGGCCGCGGGCGGCGTGGTGTCCCGCGTGGTGGTGCTCACCGACGGTGACGCCAACATCGGCCCCAACCTGAGCCCCAAGGCCATGCTGGCCAGCATCGAGAAGTACGTGGCCGAGGGCGTCACCCTCACCACCGTGGGCTTCGGCATGGGCAACTACCACGACTCGCTGATGGAGCAGCTGGCGGACAAGGGCAACGGCAACAGCTTCTACGTGGACAGCATGAAGGAGGCGCGCAAGGTCTTCGAGACCCAGCTCACCGGCACGCTGGAGGTCATCGCGAAGGACGTGAAGTTCCAGGTGGAGTTCAACCCGAAGGCCGTCAGCCGCTACCGCCTGATGGGCTACGAGAACCGCGACATCGCGGACAAGGACTTCCGCGACGACAAGGTGGACGCGGGCGAGATTGGCGCGGGCCACACCGTGACGGCGCTCTACGAGGTGGAGCTCACGGGCGACGCGCCGCAGGAGCTGGCCACGGTGCGCATCCGCGCCAAGGCGCCCAACGGCACGGAGGCCAAGGAGCAGGCCTTCCCGCTCACCCGCGCGAACCTGAAGCCGTCCATGGAGGCCGCCTCCACCGACTTCCGCTTCGCCGTCGCGGTGGCCGCCACCGCGGACATCCTCCGCGCCGCGCCCGCCGCGGAGGGCTGGAGCCTGGCCACCACGCAGAAGCTGGCGGAGGGCGCCGTGGCCGGTGACGCGGACCGCACCGAGTTCGTCCGCCTCATCGGCCAGGCGCGCGCGCTGACGACCGCGTCCGCCAGCGGCCGCTAGGCAGTCCGCAGCACCGGGGAGAAGCGCAGCAAGGGGGGCCCTGCCCGCCACCGGAATGAGCCGGTGGCGGGCAGGGCTTTTTTCGGAGGGTGCGTCAGATGACGGTGATGTTGGGGGGCGTGGTGGTGGTGAAGAAGTTGGCGAAGCTCGCGTACCAGTAGGTCCCCGACTGGTTGTTGATCTTGCACGCCTTGGTGCCGGAGGCGTTCACGGTGGTCCCGTTGCTGGCGATGCTGAGGCTGCCCGTGCTGATGCTGCCCGTCATGTAGTCGCAGTAGATGTCCGCGTTGCGCGTGGTGGAGAGCGTCGTGGGGTCCACGCCGCGCACGGCCATGACGGTGGCGGACGAGCCGCTCCAGCCGTTGCGCATCGTGAAGCCCACCGCGAGCCCCAGGCTGGAGCCGGAGAGCGACACGGTGCCCGGCGGGCTCAGCGGCACGGTCTGGACGACCACCGATGCGCCCGTCGTCAGCGTGCAGCTGGCGCCACCCGTGCGGGTGATGACGACGTTGTACTGCGGCGGCGAGGTGGTGATCTGCACCGTGGTCGCCTCGTAGTCACAGCCCTGCGAGGACGCCGTCGTCAGCCGCGCGCCCTGCTGCGCCAGCTCCACGCCGTCCTCCTGCTCCGGACCGCCACAGGCGGAGAGCACGAGGGCAGAACCCAGACACACCACGGACGTCAGCTTGTTCATCATGGGAATTCCTTTCCGATTTTCGGGAGGGGGAAGGCCCGGACGCTAACAAGCGCGTCCAACGGAACCAAGACGGGGAGTCCTGGCTGCCGTTGACGCGGAGCGACGCGTGTATAGTGCGCGGTATGAACCGACCCGCTTCGTGGAAGTCCTCGCTGGTTTTGACCCTGGCCACGCTTGCCTGTGGGGCATGCGGGGATTCCGCCTCCGGTGGAGGCGTGAGCCTGGGTTCCGAGCAGAAAGGGATTGCGACCTTCTACGACGCCAACGGGGGCGGCAACTGCTCCTTCGAGCCCGGCGGCGATCAGATGGTGGCCGCGATGAACCAGGCGCAGTACGACAACAGCGCCGTCTGCGGCGAGTGCGTGGACATCGTCGGCCCCAAGGGCACCGTGCGCGTGCGCATCGTGGACCAGTGCCCTGATTGCGATAAGGGCCACCTGGACCTGTCGCGCGAGGCCTTCGACAAGGTGGCGGAGGCCAAGGACGGCCGCGTGGACATCACCTGGACGCCGGTGTCCTGCGACGTGGCCGGCCCGGTGGAGTACCACTTCAAGGACGGCAGCAATCCCTGGTGGACGGCCATCCAGGTGCGCAACCACCGGCTGCCCATCAAGAAGCTGGAGTGGCGGCGCGACGGCGACTGGAAGGCCCTGGAGCGCCAGAGCTACAACTACTTCGTCTTCGAGGGCATCGGCGAGGGCCGCTTCCAGCTGCGCGTCACCGCCAGCGACGGCCAGCAGCTCGTGGACAGCGTGGAGAAGGTGCTGGACGACGGCTCCGTGGACGGGGCGGATCAGTTCGCGCCCCAGAAGTAGGCACGCCCCGCCGCCCCGTCCGTCACTGCGTCAAAGCCTCAGAACGTCATGATGGACGGGGCCGTGGTGCTGGTGAAGAAGTCCGGGTAGCTGGCCAGGTACGTGTTGCCCG includes:
- a CDS encoding VOC family protein, whose protein sequence is METTRPFRILGIQQIAIGGLDKGALRKLWVDTLGLTAHGTYRSEKENVDEDIVVAGAGPFKVEVDLMQPVNPDGRPKVHDPALNHVGLWVDDLAVAVKWLEGQGMRFTPGGIRKGAAGFDVCFIHPKASDQFPLSGEGVLIELVQAPPEIIRAFEQAAASAAH
- a CDS encoding heparan-alpha-glucosaminide N-acetyltransferase domain-containing protein, translated to MSTLPSAAPVSRERVRAIDWLRGLSVLVMIQTHSLVLLTPELRKSEWTGRLLKVDGLVAPAFIFSAGFALALLMVRSAAAGVLHERVPRNLRRIAEVFAVAALVNAVWFPIRTEPVWLLRLDILHCVGLCLIITLPLAALLASRPRVLAGTAFALAMVAFALAPFSDSAGEPWASFLRKSSWAPFPLVPWIGFAWLGAFAGCIAGAWGRKGLARALGFLIALGLVGTLMPGTLNDLYPPHRFFVTNPSNSATRFMWVCAVLRVMLWVEARMAPDAKPSRARRFLEVFGTASLSAYFFHEMLLYYRVFGVFSFQKVWGDSSGWLKYAGLLALLIACTFVLCLAWDPVERAVKKAFTRAGQWLLSAPRWLRPVRRRG
- a CDS encoding expansin EXLX1 family cellulose-binding protein, giving the protein MSLGSEQKGIATFYDANGGGNCSFEPGGDQMVAAMNQAQYDNSAVCGECVDIVGPKGTVRVRIVDQCPDCDKGHLDLSREAFDKVAEAKDGRVDITWTPVSCDVAGPVEYHFKDGSNPWWTAIQVRNHRLPIKKLEWRRDGDWKALERQSYNYFVFEGIGEGRFQLRVTASDGQQLVDSVEKVLDDGSVDGADQFAPQK
- a CDS encoding vWA domain-containing protein yields the protein MSPFFSKRRVSFVSGALLCASLVSACSSMEPAQGVTRGELRPQAVATTQNAPADEAKVDRAELPPPPPSTPAAAPTARMAPEPEMRRAAPGKKSMAALGAASGGALAMGEVAPMPVQQPKEKSKLELGDDKNVAEGGNTFEAYKANAFTETAKDNLSTFAADVDTASYSMARRYLQQGQLPPTQAVRVEEFVNYFKYRYTPPEDGAFTVHLEGAPSPFNARRQFVRVGVQGKVVSRSQRKPAHLVFLVDTSGSMASSDKLPLAIESIKVAVKNLNENDTVALVTYAGSTRDVLPPTPATDVKKIHAALDTLVAGGGTAMGSGMEAAYKHAVKKAAGGVVSRVVVLTDGDANIGPNLSPKAMLASIEKYVAEGVTLTTVGFGMGNYHDSLMEQLADKGNGNSFYVDSMKEARKVFETQLTGTLEVIAKDVKFQVEFNPKAVSRYRLMGYENRDIADKDFRDDKVDAGEIGAGHTVTALYEVELTGDAPQELATVRIRAKAPNGTEAKEQAFPLTRANLKPSMEAASTDFRFAVAVAATADILRAAPAAEGWSLATTQKLAEGAVAGDADRTEFVRLIGQARALTTASASGR